In Ancalomicrobiaceae bacterium S20, the following proteins share a genomic window:
- the recO gene encoding DNA repair protein RecO, which produces MEWTDEGLVLGTRRHGESSVVLELMTREHGRHLGIVRGGRAPRHAAVLQAGNGVRAVWRARLDEHLGNFAIELSVQRTADLMGSAIGLNAVQTLAAHLRLLPEREPHAELLDAVEAIMLHLDAPALVGELVVRFELAILDALGFGLDLASCALTGDRDGLAYVSPKSGRAATAAAAGIHAPRLLRLPPFLTGRAAEDPRGWGGASPEAIRDGFRLTGHFLARHVWEPRSIEPPAVRDALAHAIERAARAA; this is translated from the coding sequence ATGGAATGGACCGACGAAGGCTTGGTGCTCGGCACGCGGCGGCATGGCGAATCCTCCGTCGTGCTGGAACTGATGACGCGCGAGCACGGCCGGCATCTGGGGATCGTGCGCGGCGGCCGCGCGCCGCGCCATGCGGCGGTGCTGCAGGCCGGCAACGGCGTGCGCGCGGTCTGGCGCGCCCGGCTCGACGAGCATCTCGGCAATTTCGCGATCGAGCTATCCGTCCAGCGTACCGCCGACCTGATGGGCTCCGCGATCGGGCTCAACGCGGTGCAGACGCTCGCCGCGCATCTGCGCCTGCTGCCCGAGCGTGAACCGCACGCCGAACTGCTCGATGCCGTCGAGGCGATCATGCTGCATCTCGACGCGCCCGCGCTGGTCGGCGAACTGGTCGTGCGTTTCGAACTGGCGATCCTCGACGCGCTCGGCTTCGGTCTCGACCTGGCGAGCTGTGCACTGACCGGCGACCGCGATGGGCTCGCCTATGTCAGCCCGAAGAGCGGCCGCGCCGCCACCGCCGCCGCGGCCGGCATCCATGCGCCGCGGCTGTTGCGCCTGCCGCCGTTCCTGACCGGCCGCGCCGCCGAGGATCCGCGCGGCTGGGGCGGCGCGAGCCCCGAGGCGATCCGCGACGGCTTCCGCCTGACCGGGCATTTTCTCGCCCGCCACGTCTGGGAGCCGCGCTCGATCGAGCCGCCCGCCGTGCGCGACGCATTGGCCCATGCCATCGAGCGTGCCGCGCGCGCGGCGTAA
- a CDS encoding metallophosphoesterase family protein, with protein sequence MKLAVIADVHGNALALEAVLAAIRSEAPDLIVDLGDRVSGPLWPRETVELFRGLDVVGVRGNHDREVATRALNAMGKSDLYAAEAIDAADRAALGALPATATPAPGVLAFHASPDNDLRYLTERIEAGALVHRDIEAIAADLVGVAPGRTLILAGHSHRPFLAHLPNGAMMLNPGSVGCPAYDDDQPPHVSESGSPHARFALVRLRAAGVEAVRLEAVAYDWETAARRAEANGRAEWALALRTGRMR encoded by the coding sequence ATGAAGCTCGCCGTTATCGCCGATGTCCACGGCAACGCCCTCGCGCTCGAGGCGGTGTTGGCCGCTATCCGCTCCGAGGCTCCCGATCTGATCGTCGACCTCGGCGACCGCGTCTCCGGGCCGCTCTGGCCGCGCGAGACCGTCGAGCTCTTCCGCGGCCTCGACGTCGTCGGCGTGCGCGGCAATCACGACCGCGAAGTCGCTACGCGCGCACTCAATGCGATGGGGAAGTCCGACCTCTACGCCGCCGAGGCGATCGACGCGGCCGATCGCGCGGCGCTCGGCGCCCTGCCGGCGACCGCGACGCCGGCGCCGGGCGTACTCGCCTTCCATGCGAGCCCCGACAACGACCTGCGTTATCTGACCGAGCGGATCGAGGCCGGTGCGCTCGTGCATCGCGACATCGAGGCGATTGCGGCCGATCTCGTCGGCGTCGCGCCGGGCCGGACGCTGATTCTGGCCGGCCACAGCCACCGCCCGTTCCTGGCGCACCTGCCGAACGGCGCGATGATGCTCAACCCCGGCAGCGTCGGCTGTCCGGCCTATGACGACGACCAGCCGCCGCACGTGTCGGAGAGCGGCAGCCCGCACGCCCGTTTCGCGCTGGTGCGGCTCAGGGCCGCCGGCGTCGAGGCGGTTCGGCTCGAAGCCGTCGCCTACGACTGGGAAACGGCCGCGCGGCGGGCCGAGGCGAACGGGCGCGCCGAGTGGGCCCTTGCGCTGCGCACCGGGCGCATGCGCTGA
- a CDS encoding DUF2867 domain-containing protein: protein MATAVTATAFPLDSLIGRALPAVDFADAWTAPLGDPSVTPVEIALAVFRRTPVWVDQAMAARNWVVSWFGLKTPGVLSAAGSKPAAAYRVGDRIGIFEIFAMSDDEVLLGIDDSHLDVRVSVLKSVDGQRYVVATSVKRHNWLGRLYMLPVGIAHPFVVRATMRNGRL, encoded by the coding sequence ATGGCCACCGCCGTGACCGCGACCGCGTTTCCGCTGGACAGCCTGATCGGCCGGGCCTTGCCGGCGGTCGATTTCGCCGATGCCTGGACCGCACCGCTCGGTGATCCGTCCGTCACTCCCGTCGAGATCGCTCTCGCCGTCTTCAGGCGGACGCCGGTTTGGGTCGATCAGGCCATGGCGGCGCGCAATTGGGTCGTGTCCTGGTTCGGACTGAAGACGCCGGGCGTTCTGAGTGCGGCCGGGTCGAAGCCTGCGGCCGCGTACCGGGTCGGCGACCGGATCGGCATCTTCGAGATCTTCGCCATGTCGGACGACGAAGTGCTGCTCGGCATCGACGACAGCCATCTCGACGTCCGCGTGTCGGTGCTGAAGTCCGTCGACGGGCAGCGCTATGTCGTGGCGACCAGCGTGAAGAGGCACAATTGGCTCGGCCGGCTCTACATGCTCCCGGTCGGCATCGCGCATCCCTTCGTTGTTCGCGCCACCATGCGCAACGGGCGCCTCTGA
- the era gene encoding GTPase Era encodes MATRAGFVALIGAPNAGKSTLLNSLVGSKVSIVTHKVQTTRALIRGIAMVDEAQVIFVDTPGIFKPRRRLDRAMVTTAWGGAADADLVAFLVDAKKGLDEAALAVLDKLAEVRQPKILILNKIDLVKRDTLLALTAEANARTPFEATFMVSALDGSGVEDVLKWFAGKVPAGPWMFPDDQVSDLPMRMLAAEITREKVFLRLHEELPYESTVETELWKEQKNGVRVEQTIYVARESQKAIVLGNKGETIKAISMAARKELTEIVERPVHLFLFVKVRENWSDDPERYREMGLEFPKG; translated from the coding sequence ATGGCGACGCGCGCCGGCTTCGTCGCGCTGATCGGCGCCCCGAACGCCGGCAAGTCGACGCTGCTGAACAGTCTGGTCGGCTCGAAGGTCTCGATCGTCACCCACAAGGTGCAGACCACGCGCGCGCTGATCCGCGGTATCGCCATGGTCGACGAGGCGCAGGTGATTTTTGTCGACACGCCCGGCATCTTCAAGCCGCGCCGACGTCTCGACCGCGCCATGGTGACCACCGCCTGGGGCGGCGCCGCCGACGCCGACCTCGTCGCCTTCCTGGTCGACGCCAAGAAGGGCCTCGACGAGGCCGCGCTCGCCGTGCTCGACAAGCTCGCCGAGGTGCGCCAGCCGAAGATCCTGATCCTGAACAAGATCGACCTCGTCAAGCGCGACACGCTGCTGGCGCTGACGGCGGAAGCGAACGCGCGCACGCCGTTCGAGGCGACCTTCATGGTTTCCGCGCTCGACGGATCGGGCGTCGAGGACGTGCTGAAGTGGTTCGCCGGCAAGGTGCCGGCCGGCCCGTGGATGTTCCCGGACGATCAGGTCTCCGACCTGCCGATGCGCATGCTCGCAGCCGAGATCACGCGCGAGAAGGTGTTCCTGCGTCTGCACGAGGAACTGCCCTACGAGTCGACGGTAGAGACGGAGCTCTGGAAGGAGCAGAAGAACGGCGTGCGCGTGGAGCAGACGATCTACGTCGCCCGCGAGAGCCAGAAGGCGATCGTGCTCGGCAACAAGGGCGAGACGATCAAGGCGATCTCGATGGCGGCCCGCAAGGAGCTCACCGAGATCGTCGAGCGGCCGGTGCACCTGTTCCTGTTCGTGAAGGTGCGCGAGAACTGGTCCGACGATCCGGAGCGCTACCGCGAGATGGGGCTCGAATTCCCCAAGGGGTGA
- the rnc gene encoding ribonuclease III, with product MSGRDKDRLAAIEARIGHVFADRRLLAQALTHTSAVSNAADSYQRLEFLGDRVLALGVAGMLYRAYPKADEGELARRLNALVKRETCAEVAKSLHLGEAVRLGGGEAQTGGRTKVAILGDIAEAVIAAIYLDAGVAPALAFVERNWAARMKTAGGAQRDAKTTLQEWAQGRGLPTPTYRQTDRTGPDHDPMFTIAVEIPGVEMATGTGRSKREAEQNAAAAVLVREAIWREGSWRDGVWTEGTTDA from the coding sequence ATGAGCGGCAGGGACAAGGACAGGCTCGCGGCGATCGAGGCGCGGATCGGCCATGTCTTCGCCGACCGGCGCCTGCTCGCGCAGGCGCTGACCCACACGAGCGCGGTCTCGAACGCCGCCGACAGCTATCAGCGGCTGGAGTTTCTCGGCGACCGCGTGCTGGCGCTCGGCGTCGCCGGCATGCTGTACCGGGCCTATCCGAAGGCCGACGAGGGCGAACTCGCGCGCCGGCTCAACGCGCTGGTCAAGCGCGAGACCTGCGCCGAGGTCGCCAAGAGCCTGCATCTGGGCGAGGCGGTGCGGCTCGGTGGCGGCGAGGCGCAGACCGGCGGCCGCACCAAGGTCGCCATTCTCGGCGACATCGCCGAAGCGGTGATCGCCGCGATCTATCTCGATGCCGGCGTCGCCCCGGCGCTCGCCTTCGTCGAGCGCAACTGGGCGGCCCGCATGAAAACCGCCGGCGGCGCGCAGCGCGACGCCAAGACCACCCTGCAGGAATGGGCCCAGGGCCGCGGCCTGCCGACCCCGACCTATCGCCAGACCGACCGCACCGGCCCCGACCACGATCCGATGTTCACGATCGCGGTCGAAATCCCCGGCGTCGAGATGGCGACCGGGACCGGCCGGTCCAAGCGCGAGGCCGAGCAGAACGCCGCCGCGGCCGTGCTGGTCCGCGAGGCGATCTGGCGCGAGGGCAGTTGGCGCGATGGCGTCTGGACCGAAGGAACCACCGATGCCTGA
- the lepB gene encoding signal peptidase I yields MSVTTEPETKEGGWGETIKVIVQALILAVLVRTFLYQPFNIPSGSMKSTLLVGDYLFVSKFSYGYSRFSLPWVFSDVPVHGRVLGSQPKRGDVVVFRQPNNTDVDFIKRVIGLPGDRIQTKHGVLFINGTAVKKEPVDAFVEQDRFGGEVKTRRYRETLPEGRSYLVLDAIEEGPGDNCPRPRASATMNDCVALNGAASDSQEYVVPEGHYFMMGDNRDNSQDSRFPQVGYVPAENLVGRAEIIFFSIEEGAQAWQFWTWPWTIRWSRMLDTL; encoded by the coding sequence ATGAGCGTGACCACCGAACCCGAAACGAAAGAAGGCGGCTGGGGCGAGACCATCAAGGTGATCGTCCAGGCGCTGATCCTGGCGGTCCTGGTCCGCACGTTCCTGTACCAGCCCTTCAACATCCCCTCCGGCTCGATGAAGTCGACGCTGCTCGTCGGCGACTATCTGTTCGTGTCGAAGTTCAGCTACGGCTACAGCCGCTTCTCGCTGCCGTGGGTGTTCTCGGACGTGCCGGTGCACGGCCGGGTGCTCGGCAGCCAGCCGAAGCGCGGCGACGTGGTGGTGTTCCGCCAGCCGAACAACACCGACGTCGATTTCATCAAGCGCGTGATCGGCCTGCCGGGCGACCGTATCCAGACCAAGCACGGCGTGCTCTTCATCAACGGCACCGCGGTGAAGAAGGAGCCCGTCGACGCCTTCGTCGAGCAGGATCGCTTCGGCGGCGAGGTCAAGACGCGCCGCTATCGCGAGACCCTGCCCGAGGGGCGGTCCTATCTGGTGCTCGACGCGATCGAGGAAGGGCCGGGCGACAACTGCCCGAGGCCGCGCGCGTCGGCCACCATGAACGACTGCGTGGCCCTGAACGGCGCGGCGAGCGACAGCCAGGAATATGTCGTGCCCGAAGGCCACTACTTCATGATGGGCGACAACCGCGACAATTCCCAGGATAGCCGGTTCCCGCAGGTCGGCTACGTGCCGGCGGAAAATCTGGTCGGCCGCGCCGAGATCATCTTCTTCTCCATCGAGGAAGGTGCGCAGGCCTGGCAGTTCTGGACCTGGCCGTGGACGATCCGCTGGTCGCGGATGCTCGACACGCTGTGA
- the acpS gene encoding holo-ACP synthase has product MIIGIGSDLIDIRRVEQTLERFGERFTHRVFTEVERARSEGRKERAASYAKRFAAKEACSKALGSGIRMGVAWREMGVVNLPSGKPTVALTGGAAERLAAMTPPGFTARIDLTITDDYPLAQAFVVISAWPADWPMPRARTEADEPS; this is encoded by the coding sequence ATGATCATCGGCATCGGATCGGACCTCATCGACATCCGGCGGGTCGAGCAGACGCTCGAGCGATTCGGCGAACGCTTCACGCACCGTGTCTTCACCGAGGTCGAGCGCGCGCGCTCGGAAGGCCGCAAGGAGCGCGCGGCGTCCTATGCCAAGCGCTTCGCCGCGAAGGAAGCCTGTTCGAAGGCGCTCGGCTCCGGCATCCGCATGGGCGTGGCGTGGCGCGAGATGGGCGTCGTCAATCTGCCCTCCGGCAAGCCGACCGTCGCGCTGACCGGCGGTGCGGCGGAACGGCTCGCCGCCATGACGCCGCCGGGCTTCACCGCGCGCATCGACCTCACCATCACCGACGACTACCCGCTCGCCCAGGCCTTCGTCGTGATCTCGGCCTGGCCGGCGGACTGGCCGATGCCCCGGGCCCGAACCGAGGCGGACGAACCGAGCTGA
- a CDS encoding bifunctional (p)ppGpp synthetase/guanosine-3',5'-bis(diphosphate) 3'-pyrophosphohydrolase — translation MMRQYELVERVKRYNPNADEALLDKAYVYGMMKHGSQKRASGDPYFSHPLEVAAILTDLRLDDSSIAVALLHDTIEDTDATRAEIDGKFGPEIGGLVESLTKLKKLDFVSKKTEQAENFRRLLLAVSDDIRVLLVKLADRLHNMRTLHYVPEAKRFRIAEETMEIYAPLAGRMGMQGMREELEDLAFRHLQPEAYQMISNRLAAMREENKNLIPEIETALTEKLAANGIQARVKGREKKPYSIYVKVQRKGLTFEQLSDIYGFRVVVQSVEQCYLALGIVHRTWSMVPGRFKDYISTPKQNDYRSIHTTVVGPGRQRVELQFRTEEMHRFAEYGIAAHALYKDGDKIAGGRNIARLSEASGAYGWLRDTIERLNDPNLNPEEFLENTKLELFHDQVFCFTPKGKIIALPRGATPIDFAYAVHTDVGNTCVGAKVNRRITPLMTELANGDEVEIIRSKAQVPPPAWEQIAVTGKARAAIRRATREAVRKQFGGLGRQILVRAFERAGRSFSDSLLSGAMGRLGHQSLNDVLAAVGRGEVPSEAVLKAVYPDYQDERANAAAKTASGEGWFDIGGRRQKMKFRVPGSDDQRSIPIRGLSGDLPVRFAPEGGAVPGDRIVGILTPGEGITIYPIQSPALKDFDDEPSRWLDVRWDIDANDPERFPARISITSLNEPGSLAAIAQVIADNDGNIDNIKMIRKGADFHDIMIDLEVWDLKHLNRIINQLRTKPIVSAAERVNG, via the coding sequence ATGATGCGGCAGTACGAACTCGTCGAACGGGTCAAGCGATACAATCCGAACGCCGACGAGGCGCTGCTCGACAAGGCCTATGTCTACGGGATGATGAAGCACGGCTCGCAGAAGCGGGCCTCCGGCGATCCCTACTTCTCCCACCCGCTCGAAGTCGCCGCGATCCTGACCGATCTGCGCCTCGACGATTCCTCGATCGCGGTCGCCCTGCTGCACGACACGATCGAGGACACCGACGCCACCCGCGCCGAGATCGACGGCAAGTTCGGCCCGGAGATCGGCGGGCTGGTCGAGAGCCTGACCAAGCTCAAGAAGCTCGACTTCGTCTCCAAGAAGACCGAGCAGGCCGAGAATTTCCGCCGCCTGCTGCTGGCGGTCTCCGACGACATCCGCGTGCTCCTGGTCAAGCTCGCCGATCGTCTGCACAACATGCGCACGCTCCACTACGTGCCCGAGGCGAAGCGCTTCCGCATCGCCGAGGAGACGATGGAGATCTATGCGCCGCTCGCCGGCCGCATGGGCATGCAGGGCATGCGCGAGGAACTGGAGGATCTGGCCTTCCGGCACCTGCAGCCGGAAGCCTATCAGATGATCTCCAACCGGCTCGCCGCGATGCGGGAGGAGAACAAGAACCTCATCCCCGAGATCGAAACCGCGCTGACCGAGAAACTGGCGGCCAACGGCATCCAGGCGCGCGTCAAGGGTCGTGAGAAGAAGCCCTATTCGATCTATGTGAAGGTCCAGCGCAAGGGCCTGACCTTCGAGCAGCTTTCCGACATCTACGGCTTCCGGGTCGTCGTGCAGTCGGTCGAGCAGTGCTATCTGGCGCTCGGCATCGTGCACCGGACCTGGTCGATGGTGCCGGGCCGGTTCAAGGACTACATCTCGACCCCGAAGCAGAACGACTATCGCTCGATCCACACCACCGTGGTCGGCCCCGGTCGCCAGCGCGTCGAGCTGCAGTTCCGCACCGAGGAGATGCACCGCTTCGCCGAATACGGCATCGCCGCGCACGCGCTCTACAAGGACGGCGACAAGATCGCCGGCGGCCGCAACATCGCGCGCCTGTCGGAGGCATCGGGCGCCTACGGCTGGCTGCGCGACACGATCGAGCGGCTGAACGACCCGAACCTCAATCCGGAGGAATTCCTCGAGAACACCAAGCTCGAGCTGTTCCACGATCAGGTGTTCTGCTTCACGCCCAAGGGCAAGATCATCGCGCTGCCGCGCGGCGCGACGCCGATCGACTTCGCTTATGCGGTCCATACCGACGTCGGCAACACCTGCGTCGGCGCCAAGGTCAATCGCCGCATCACACCCTTGATGACCGAGCTCGCCAATGGCGACGAGGTCGAGATCATCCGCTCGAAGGCGCAGGTGCCGCCGCCGGCCTGGGAACAGATCGCCGTCACCGGCAAGGCGCGCGCCGCGATCCGGCGCGCCACGCGCGAGGCGGTCAGAAAGCAGTTCGGCGGCCTCGGCCGGCAGATCCTGGTCCGCGCCTTCGAGCGCGCCGGCCGCAGCTTCTCGGACAGTCTGTTGTCGGGCGCCATGGGTCGGCTCGGCCACCAGTCGCTCAATGACGTTCTCGCGGCGGTCGGTCGCGGCGAGGTGCCGTCGGAGGCGGTGCTGAAGGCGGTCTATCCGGACTATCAGGACGAGCGCGCCAACGCCGCCGCCAAGACGGCGAGCGGCGAGGGCTGGTTCGACATCGGCGGCCGGCGCCAGAAGATGAAGTTCCGCGTGCCGGGCAGCGACGACCAGCGCTCGATTCCGATCCGCGGACTCTCCGGCGATCTGCCGGTGCGCTTCGCGCCCGAGGGCGGCGCGGTGCCGGGCGACCGCATCGTCGGCATCCTGACGCCGGGCGAGGGCATCACGATCTATCCGATCCAGTCGCCGGCCCTGAAGGACTTCGACGACGAGCCGTCGCGCTGGCTCGATGTGCGCTGGGATATCGATGCCAACGATCCCGAGCGGTTCCCGGCGCGGATCAGCATCACCTCGCTGAACGAGCCGGGCTCGCTCGCCGCGATCGCCCAGGTGATCGCGGACAACGACGGCAACATCGACAACATCAAGATGATCCGCAAGGGCGCCGACTTCCACGACATCATGATCGACCTGGAAGTCTGGGACCTGAAGCACCTGAACCGGATCATCAACCAGCTGCGCACCAAGCCGATCGTCTCTGCGGCCGAGCGCGTGAACGGCTGA
- the rpoZ gene encoding DNA-directed RNA polymerase subunit omega: MARVTVEDCIDKVENRFELVLLASHRARMISSGSPITIDRDNDKNPVVALREIADETVIPEDLKEEFIHSLQKFVEVDEPEPETVPMIAASSEDDDSIQFDRMSEEELLKGLEGLVPPDKEEED, encoded by the coding sequence ATGGCGCGCGTCACCGTCGAGGACTGCATCGACAAGGTCGAGAATCGCTTCGAGCTCGTGCTGCTCGCGAGCCATCGCGCGCGGATGATCTCGTCCGGTTCGCCGATCACGATCGATCGGGACAACGACAAGAACCCGGTCGTCGCGCTGCGCGAGATCGCCGACGAGACGGTCATCCCCGAGGATCTGAAGGAGGAGTTCATCCACTCGCTCCAGAAGTTCGTCGAGGTCGACGAGCCGGAGCCGGAGACGGTCCCGATGATCGCCGCCTCCTCGGAGGACGACGACTCGATCCAGTTCGACCGCATGTCGGAAGAGGAACTGCTCAAGGGCCTCGAGGGCCTCGTGCCGCCGGACAAGGAGGAGGAGGACTGA
- a CDS encoding NYN domain-containing protein: MFDPREKIALFIDGANLYATSKALGFDIDYKRLLQEFQSKGYLLRAFYYTALIEDQEYSSIRPLIDWLDYNGYKVVTKPTKEFFDSSGRRKIKANMDIELAVDAMEIADHIDHLVLFSGDGDFRRLVEAIQRRGKKVSVISTLQTQPPMIADDLRRQADHFVDLSTLQAKIGRDPAERAARMAEREAQRRQHTPDYEEDEFDDDV, translated from the coding sequence ATGTTCGATCCACGTGAAAAGATTGCCCTGTTCATCGATGGGGCCAACCTCTACGCAACCTCCAAGGCGTTGGGGTTCGATATCGACTACAAGCGGCTGTTGCAGGAGTTTCAGAGCAAGGGCTACCTGCTGCGCGCGTTCTACTACACCGCCCTGATCGAGGATCAGGAGTACTCGTCGATCCGCCCCCTGATCGACTGGCTGGATTACAACGGCTACAAGGTCGTCACCAAGCCGACCAAGGAGTTCTTCGACTCGTCGGGCCGCCGCAAGATCAAGGCGAACATGGACATCGAGCTCGCGGTCGATGCCATGGAGATCGCCGATCATATCGATCATCTGGTGCTGTTCTCCGGCGACGGCGACTTCCGCCGTCTGGTCGAGGCGATCCAGCGGCGCGGCAAGAAGGTGTCGGTCATTTCGACGCTGCAGACGCAGCCGCCGATGATCGCCGACGACCTGCGCCGTCAGGCCGACCACTTCGTCGACCTGTCGACGCTGCAGGCCAAGATCGGTCGCGACCCGGCCGAACGCGCCGCGCGCATGGCCGAGCGTGAGGCGCAGCGCCGCCAGCACACGCCGGACTACGAAGAAGACGAATTCGACGACGACGTCTGA
- a CDS encoding uracil-DNA glycosylase, whose amino-acid sequence MARSAKPAVAHAGIDTPADPGRDCPLCPRLVAFREEWRAREPGWFNAPVPSFRGDAPKLLVVGLAPGIRGANRTGRPFTGDYAGDLLYATMIDYGFARGTFQARPDDGLQLVDAAITNAVRCVPPENKPTPAEINTCRPFLVSTTASFDGLKAVLALGRIAHDSVVRAFGLVPSRVPFGHGAVHRLDGRPVLFDSYHCSRYNTNTGVLTTEMFRNVFAAIRAEIG is encoded by the coding sequence ATGGCCCGCTCAGCCAAACCTGCCGTCGCGCATGCCGGGATCGACACCCCCGCCGATCCCGGTCGCGACTGCCCGCTCTGCCCCCGGCTCGTCGCCTTCCGCGAGGAATGGCGCGCGCGCGAACCGGGGTGGTTCAATGCGCCGGTGCCGTCGTTTCGCGGCGATGCGCCGAAGCTGCTCGTCGTCGGCCTCGCCCCCGGGATCCGCGGTGCCAACCGCACGGGCAGGCCCTTCACCGGCGACTATGCCGGCGACCTCCTCTACGCGACGATGATCGACTACGGCTTTGCGCGCGGCACGTTTCAGGCGCGGCCGGACGACGGGCTTCAGCTCGTCGATGCGGCGATCACCAATGCGGTCCGCTGCGTGCCGCCCGAGAACAAGCCGACCCCGGCCGAAATCAACACCTGCCGGCCGTTCCTCGTCTCGACCACGGCCTCGTTCGACGGGCTGAAGGCGGTGCTCGCGCTCGGCCGCATCGCCCACGACAGCGTCGTGCGCGCCTTCGGCCTCGTACCGTCGCGCGTGCCCTTCGGCCACGGCGCGGTGCACCGGCTCGACGGTCGCCCGGTGCTCTTCGACAGCTACCACTGCTCCCGCTACAACACGAACACCGGCGTGCTCACGACCGAGATGTTTCGGAACGTGTTCGCGGCGATCCGGGCGGAGATCGGGTGA
- the smpB gene encoding SsrA-binding protein SmpB: MSKDAGHNKLAAENRKARFNYEVIDVYEAGIALTGTEIKSLRGGKANIGDSYAAAEGTNFVLYNAYIPEYLQANRFNHETRRPRRLLMHRREINKLLGATEREGLTVVPLDIHFNDKGRAKVKLALARGKKLHDKRESDKERDWKREQGRLLKARD, from the coding sequence ATGAGCAAGGATGCGGGCCACAACAAGCTTGCGGCCGAGAACCGCAAGGCCCGGTTCAATTACGAAGTCATCGACGTCTACGAGGCCGGCATCGCGCTGACCGGCACGGAGATCAAGTCGCTGCGTGGCGGCAAGGCCAACATCGGCGACAGTTACGCCGCCGCCGAGGGCACGAACTTCGTGCTCTACAACGCCTATATCCCCGAATATCTGCAGGCGAACCGCTTCAATCACGAGACGCGCCGCCCGCGCCGGCTACTGATGCACCGCCGCGAGATCAACAAGCTCCTCGGCGCCACCGAGCGCGAAGGCCTGACCGTCGTGCCGCTCGACATCCACTTCAACGACAAGGGCCGCGCCAAGGTCAAACTGGCACTGGCTCGCGGCAAGAAGCTGCACGACAAGCGCGAGAGCGACAAGGAACGCGACTGGAAGCGCGAGCAGGGGCGTTTGCTCAAGGCGCGGGATTGA
- the dapA gene encoding 4-hydroxy-tetrahydrodipicolinate synthase has protein sequence MFKGSMPALVTPFRNGAVDEKAFQDLVAWQIDQGSHGLVPCGTTGESPTLSHAEHKRVVELTLEVAKGRVPVIAGAGSNNTEEAIDLARFAEKAGADGLLVVAPYYNKPSQEGLYRHFMAVDAAVGIPIILYNIPPRSIVDISVETMLRLKTDSRNIIGVKDATMNLNRPSLERMAIGKDWVMLSGEDGTALGYMAHGGNGCISVTANVAPKLCAAFQEACMRGDYAAALDYQDKLMPLHRAMFLEPNPGGPKYGLAKLGRIQNELRLPMVAVSAAVEAEMDKAMRHAGLIN, from the coding sequence ATGTTCAAGGGGTCCATGCCAGCACTCGTCACGCCGTTCCGGAACGGGGCGGTCGACGAGAAAGCGTTCCAGGACCTCGTGGCTTGGCAGATCGATCAGGGCAGCCACGGCCTCGTGCCGTGCGGCACCACGGGCGAGAGCCCGACGCTCTCGCACGCCGAGCACAAGCGCGTCGTCGAACTGACCCTCGAGGTGGCCAAGGGCCGCGTGCCGGTGATCGCCGGCGCCGGCTCGAACAACACCGAAGAGGCGATCGACCTCGCGCGCTTCGCCGAGAAGGCCGGCGCCGACGGCCTGCTGGTGGTCGCGCCCTACTACAACAAGCCGAGCCAGGAAGGCCTCTACCGCCACTTCATGGCGGTCGATGCCGCGGTCGGCATTCCGATCATCCTCTACAACATCCCGCCGCGTTCGATCGTCGACATCTCGGTCGAGACCATGCTTCGCCTGAAGACCGACAGCCGCAACATCATCGGCGTCAAGGACGCGACGATGAACCTGAACCGGCCCTCGCTCGAGCGCATGGCGATCGGCAAGGACTGGGTCATGCTGTCGGGCGAGGACGGCACCGCGCTCGGCTACATGGCCCATGGCGGCAACGGCTGCATCTCGGTGACGGCGAACGTCGCGCCGAAGCTCTGCGCCGCCTTCCAGGAAGCCTGCATGCGCGGCGACTATGCCGCCGCGCTCGACTATCAGGACAAGCTGATGCCGCTGCATCGCGCCATGTTCCTGGAGCCGAATCCGGGCGGCCCGAAGTACGGCCTCGCCAAGCTCGGCCGCATCCAGAACGAGCTGCGCCTGCCGATGGTCGCCGTCTCGGCCGCCGTCGAGGCCGAGATGGACAAGGCCATGCGCCACGCGGGCCTGATCAACTGA